The genomic window ATGCGACAAAATAGCATCTGTATCCGTTTCTAAATCAATGCGTTTAAGGGCGACAGTAACCAATTCACTCTCTGAAGCCAAAATAGCCTGCTCCATTTCTTCATTTGAGCCAAATTTTCCAGTTCCTAAAAACAAACGAGATTTGAAGCTTTTGTCTCCAATATTAAACAATGACGTTTGCATATAATTTTTCTTTTAATTGTTGAATTAATTTTTCCTTTTCATCACTTTCTGTAATGATTCCAGAAACGGCAATTCCGTGAATTCCAGTTTCCATTAACGGATTTACATCTCGCAGTGTGATGCCTCCAATTGCATAAACTGGAACGTCAATTTTATCTTTCTTCAATTTTTGAAGAATATCAAAATATCCCGATAACCCTAAAATTGGACTTAATTTTTCTTTTGTTGCTGTAAAACGAAAAGGTCCCAAACCAATATAATCACATCCGTTTTTGACATGATTTTGAATGTCTTCGAAAGTATTAGCCGTTCCGCCAATTATTTTTTCAGAGCCTAAAATAGCTCTTGCTTCATCAATTTTTGTGTCTGTTAATCCGAGATGAACTCCATCAGCTTCAATTTGCTGGGCAAGGTGCAAATCATCATTTACAATAAATTTGACCTGATATTTATCGCATAGAAGTTTTACAGCTTCTGCCAAAGCAAGCGTATTTTGAGTTGTTTGATTTTTAAATCGCATTTGTACCCACTCACATCCAGCATCAAGAACTTGATGGATATTGCGTAATTGTTCTTCGATTGTTTCGCCTTGCGAAATGTATTGCAGTTTATTATACATAATGATATCCGATTAAAGTTGAAGTTGAACTCAAATAATTTTCGATATATATTTTGGCATTTTTACAGGCTTCTATCATGGTTTGATTTAATGCTAAATTGGATGCGATTGCAGAAGAAAGTACACAGCCGGAGCCATGTTTTTCGGAGCATTTCTGGTTTGAAGGAAGCAATTCTAAAATTTCATCTTCGAGAAATAAAGTATCTGTTCCTAAAGCCTTTTTGTTATGTCCGCCTTTCAATAAAATGCTCGTTGAAAATTTATTTTCTTTAGAACTAAAATCAGGAAACAGAATTTTGGCTTCATGATAGTTCGGTGTAATTAAGTCGATTTCGGCTAAGATTTTATTTAAGTTTGAATGATCATCAATTGTCATAAATTCAAATTTTGTTGTTGATTTTAAGACTGGGTCCCAAACTATTTTTGCAGCAGGAGATAGTAGTTTTATTGTCAAAATAATTCGATTTAAATCTTGTAAAGAAGCTACAATTCCAATTTTGACAACAGCAATTTTATAATTAGAAAACAGTGTTTCGATAGACCGAATAATAAAATTTACATCTGTCCATTCAATTTCATAAAACTGATTTTCCGTCTGAATTGTATTCGCTGTCGAAATAGCAAAACCGGTTACTTTATGCTGTTCAAAAGTTTTGATATCAGCCAAAATACCAGCACCGCCAGACGGATCTAAACCTGCGATTGTAAGTGCGAAAGGGCGATTTGTTGACATAATTTGAATTGTTTTAGTGGGTTTTCATGATTCCAAATTCCTCCTAAAAGAGCGATATCATCAAAACCATTTAGAAGCACTTTTTGAATTTTTTGCGAATCAATTCCGCCCAAAGCGATGACTTTTGTTTTGTAATTTGTTCGTGATTTTATCTCTTCAAAAAGATCTTTTTTTGGTAGATAATTTTCTTTTGAAATACTTTTAAAAACTGGACTTAAAAACGCGTAATCAAAATTGCTTCCTAATGAATTGAAATCTTTAATAGAATGTGTTGATGTTGAATACCTAGAAGGTTTTGAAAACCTTGCAGGAGAATCTGTCGTATTTTTTCTTTCTTTTTCAGAAAAATGAAATCGGTTAATTCCAAAATCTTCTGCCAATGCATGGTGATTGTGCAAAACAATTCGATCTCTAAAATCTAGTTTTATTTGATGAATGAACTGCGCCATTTCCAACTCAGAAAAATCAGGTTTCCGAATATGAAGCAAAGCCAATCCTTCCTCAAATAAATAATTCACTATTTTGATTTCATCTGCAACAGCAAAAGAATTTGTAATTACAATCATATTTTTAAAGTATTAAGATTTGAGTATTAAGTATTAAGAAATTTTAGAAAGAATAGGGTTGACTAAAAAATCTTAATACTTAATACAATAGTCTTGATTCTATCTTAAATATAAATCTCTTTCCCATGCTCAATAAACTCTTCTGATTTCTCCTGCATTCCTTTTTCTGCGGCAGCGACATCTCTAATTTCCTGAGATATTTTCATAGAGCAGAATTTTGGTCCGCACATCGAACAAAAATGAGCCACTTTTGCACCGTCTGCAGGAAGGGTTTCATCGTGAAATTCTCTTGCGGTATCAGGATCTAAAGCCAAATTGAACTGATCTTCCCAACGGAATTCAAAACGGGCTTTACTCAAAGCATTATCACGATATTGCGCTCCCGGATGACCTTTTGCTAAATCGGCAGCATGAGCTGAAATTTTATAAGTAATGACACCATCTTTAACGTCTTTTTTATTCGGTAAACCCAAATGTTCTTTTGGTGTTACATAGCACAACATTGCACAGCCGTACCAGCCGATCATTGCGGCGCCAATTGCAGATGTAATATGGTCGTAACCCGGAGCAATATCTGTGGTTAAAGGTCCTAAAGTATAAAAAGGAGCTTCGTGGCAATGTTCTAATTGTTTGTCCATGTTTTCCTTAATCATATGCATTGGAACGTGACCTGGACCTTCGATAAAAACCTGAACATCATGTTTCCAAGCAATTTTGGTCAATTCGCCTAAAGTTTCTAATTCGGCAAACTGCGCAGCATCGTTCGCATCAGCAATCGAACCTGGACGTAAGCCGTCGCCTAATGAAAAAGCAACATCATATTGTTTCATGATTTCGCAGATTTCTTCAAAATGCGTGTACAAGAAGTTTTCTTTATGATGAAATAAACACCATTTTGCCATAATCGAACCACCGCGCGAAACGATTCCAGTAACTCGATTGGCAGTTAAATGAATGTAGCGAAGCAATACTCCAGCGTGAATTGTAAAATAGGAAACACCTTGTTCTGCCTGCTCAATTAAAGTATCGCGGAAAATCTCCCAAGTTAAATCTTCGGCAATTCCTTTTACTTTTTCCAAAGCCTGATAAATCGGAACGGTCCCAATAGGAACGGGAGAATTTCGAATAATCCATTCTCTGGTTTCATGAATATTTTTTCCTGTAGATAAATCCATAATAGTATCAGCGCCCCAACGGCACGCCCAAACCGCTTTTTCAACTTCTTCTTCAATGCTCGAAGTCACGGCGCTGTTACCGATATTGGCATTTATTTTGACCAAGAAATTACGTCCCACAATCATGGGTTCACTTTCCGGATGGTTGATGTTGTTTGGAATAATGGCTCTTCCGCAAGCGACTTCAGAACGAACAAATTCTGCTGTGATTTTACTTTTTGGCGTGTTGGCTCCAAAACTGTGACCGCTGTGCTGACATTGCATGGCTTTGGTCTGCTCGTTTAAAAGCTCGATTCGTTGATTTTCACGAATCGCAATATATTCCATTTCAGGTGTAATGATTCCTTGTTTCGCGTAATACAGTTGCGTGACGTTGGCACCTTTTTTAGCTCTTTTTGGCTGATGTAAATATTCAAAACGAAGATGATTTAGCGTTTCATCTTTCAATCGGGTTTGACCATAATCTGATGTGATTTCATCTAAAATTTCGACATCATTTCGATCAAGAATCCAGCTTTCGCGTAAGCGTGGCAGTCCTTTTCTAATATCAATTTCAATATTAGGATCGGTGTACGGACCAGAAGTGTCGTAAACTGTAACTGGAGGATTTTTTTCAATTCCGCCATTTGAAAGTTTGGTGTCACTTAAAGCAATTTCGCGCATCGCTACTTTGATAGGATGAATTTCTCCGTTTATATAAACTTTTGTAGAATTTGGAAACGGAGTTCTGGATATTTGTTCTTCGTTTGTCATAATATTTTTGTTTCAGGTTTGAAGTTTAAAGTTTCAGGTTGATGTAGATTGTGTGTAGAGGCGCACTGCAGTGCGTCTACGTCCAGTATTAATTGGAATTTGGGTTTTTCAAATTTGGAATTTATTTCTAACCTCCCTGCGTGGCAGAAATAATTAAGATTTCGTCAGTTTCTTGTACGAGGAATTCGTTCCATTTGGCTTTTGGAACAACGGTGTTGTTAACAGCAACGGCAATTCCGTTTTGTTTGTGCGGAATTTCGAGATCGAGCAATGATTGAACGCTTAGCGATTCAGCATTGAATTTTTTGGTTTGTTGATTGATTTTTAGTTCCATTCCCTATGAATTTAGTATACAGTTATACTTTAGGAATGGCTACAAGAACGCATAAAAAATGCGTGCAGAAGTCATCTTACTTTTCCCTACGCTAGTATGAACTAGATCAGGTTCAGAGGGTAAAATCTCAGCCTACAAGTTGTAGACACCCCTAAAGTGTGAAGCAAATATAATGATTTTTGTTTAAAAGTTTCAGATTTCAAGTTTCAGGTTTGAAAAAAACTGAAAACTGCCACTGAAAACCGCGACTAATTACTGAGTTCTTGTCCAGCAATCTTCTGCGTGATCATTGACCATTCCGGTTGCCTGCATGTGCGCGTAAATGACAGTTGAACCAACAAATTTAAAGCCGCGTTTTTTTAAATCTTTACTGATTTCGTCCGAAAGAGGAGTAGTAGCAGGCACATCTTTTGAAGTTTTTGGATGGTTTATGATAGGTTTTCCATTTGTGAATTTCCAGATGTAATCTGAAAAACTTCCAAATTCTTCCTGAACTTTCATAAAAGCCTGAGCATTTGAAACTGCGGATTTAATCTTGAGTTTATTTCGGATGATTCCAGTATTCTGTAATAGTTCTTCGATTTTATCTTCAGAGTAATTGGCAATTTTTTGATAATCAAAATGATCAAATGCATTTCTGAAATTTTCTCTTTTGTTTAAAATAGTGATCCAGCTAAGTCCGGCCTGGAAAGTTTCCAAAATTAAAAATTCAAATAGAGTAGGGTCATCATAAACAGGAACGCCCCATTCTTCATCATGATATTTTTTATATAAATCGCTGTCCGTACACCAGCCACATCTTATTAAATTTTCATTTTTCATTACTTCCCAATTTGCCAGCTGTATCCTTTTACTGTCGGAATATAGGCTGATTTGCCTATTATGACTAAGTTGTTATAGATTTTTTTCTCATACTTTATTCCAATTGCCGTACCTGAAGTATACAATTTATTGGATTTGAAAGCAATTTTCATACTGCCATCTTTGAATTTTGCATCAGAAACTTTTTCTAAAAGCCATGTAGATTTCCATTTTACGGCAATTTCGTCTTCCGCAATTTTTGTAATGCTTTTAACTATTTTGACAGCTTCTTTTGGGATTTGAAAATTTTGTGTAAGTTCTTTTTGAGTAAAAGTTTCTCCTATTTCACTGTTAGAGAGTATCTTTTTTAGATTAACGAAAGTCATTAAATTATCACTGTTTGCGTTCCCTGGTACGCTTTGCAGATTTTGTATTTCTGGTTTGTCCAGTGTGTCTTTCTTAAATGTAAAATCATTTTGAACATTCTTGCTCTGTCTCTTTGTCAAATCTTTTATGGCCGATTTTTCTAAGGAGCTTTTTTTAAATTTTTTTTCTGAAACTGGTGTTAATTTATTTACAGAAGTAATCACTTCCTTTTTTGGCTGTTTTTTGGCATCGTTGCCACAGCTTATAAAGAAATAAGTTAATGAAAGTAATATAATGAAACCAGTTTTTTTCATGACATTAAATTACTCTTAATTTTTGACAGAAGTGTCTCATATAAATATTTTTTTTGTTTCAATAGTATAAAAAAACCTCAAATCAATTAAGATTTGAGGCTCTTCAGAATTTATTTAGTTTGTAAGACTAGATTTTTTTATAAACTACTACTGCTGAAACAGATATTCCTCCTTCAGAATAAGTCATTTTTAATTTTAATTTACTTCCAGATAATTCAGCGATTTCATATTTTTCAGACTCTCCGATGTATTTTTTAGTCAAAGTGTTTCCTTCTTTTGTAAATGTTCCTTCTTGAGTAAAAGTATTACATTTACTATTAGTATATTCTGCGTAAGTATCTACGAATTTGTTATCTGCTTTAAATTCTACGATATCGTTAGCACAACCACCATC from Flavobacterium fluviale includes these protein-coding regions:
- a CDS encoding thiamine phosphate synthase, which encodes MYNKLQYISQGETIEEQLRNIHQVLDAGCEWVQMRFKNQTTQNTLALAEAVKLLCDKYQVKFIVNDDLHLAQQIEADGVHLGLTDTKIDEARAILGSEKIIGGTANTFEDIQNHVKNGCDYIGLGPFRFTATKEKLSPILGLSGYFDILQKLKKDKIDVPVYAIGGITLRDVNPLMETGIHGIAVSGIITESDEKEKLIQQLKEKLYANVIV
- a CDS encoding hydroxymethylpyrimidine/phosphomethylpyrimidine kinase; translated protein: MSTNRPFALTIAGLDPSGGAGILADIKTFEQHKVTGFAISTANTIQTENQFYEIEWTDVNFIIRSIETLFSNYKIAVVKIGIVASLQDLNRIILTIKLLSPAAKIVWDPVLKSTTKFEFMTIDDHSNLNKILAEIDLITPNYHEAKILFPDFSSKENKFSTSILLKGGHNKKALGTDTLFLEDEILELLPSNQKCSEKHGSGCVLSSAIASNLALNQTMIEACKNAKIYIENYLSSTSTLIGYHYV
- a CDS encoding thiamine phosphate synthase yields the protein MIVITNSFAVADEIKIVNYLFEEGLALLHIRKPDFSELEMAQFIHQIKLDFRDRIVLHNHHALAEDFGINRFHFSEKERKNTTDSPARFSKPSRYSTSTHSIKDFNSLGSNFDYAFLSPVFKSISKENYLPKKDLFEEIKSRTNYKTKVIALGGIDSQKIQKVLLNGFDDIALLGGIWNHENPLKQFKLCQQIALSHLQSQV
- the thiC gene encoding phosphomethylpyrimidine synthase ThiC, which produces MTNEEQISRTPFPNSTKVYINGEIHPIKVAMREIALSDTKLSNGGIEKNPPVTVYDTSGPYTDPNIEIDIRKGLPRLRESWILDRNDVEILDEITSDYGQTRLKDETLNHLRFEYLHQPKRAKKGANVTQLYYAKQGIITPEMEYIAIRENQRIELLNEQTKAMQCQHSGHSFGANTPKSKITAEFVRSEVACGRAIIPNNINHPESEPMIVGRNFLVKINANIGNSAVTSSIEEEVEKAVWACRWGADTIMDLSTGKNIHETREWIIRNSPVPIGTVPIYQALEKVKGIAEDLTWEIFRDTLIEQAEQGVSYFTIHAGVLLRYIHLTANRVTGIVSRGGSIMAKWCLFHHKENFLYTHFEEICEIMKQYDVAFSLGDGLRPGSIADANDAAQFAELETLGELTKIAWKHDVQVFIEGPGHVPMHMIKENMDKQLEHCHEAPFYTLGPLTTDIAPGYDHITSAIGAAMIGWYGCAMLCYVTPKEHLGLPNKKDVKDGVITYKISAHAADLAKGHPGAQYRDNALSKARFEFRWEDQFNLALDPDTAREFHDETLPADGAKVAHFCSMCGPKFCSMKISQEIRDVAAAEKGMQEKSEEFIEHGKEIYI
- the thiS gene encoding sulfur carrier protein ThiS, producing the protein MELKINQQTKKFNAESLSVQSLLDLEIPHKQNGIAVAVNNTVVPKAKWNEFLVQETDEILIISATQGG
- a CDS encoding DNA-3-methyladenine glycosylase I, coding for MKNENLIRCGWCTDSDLYKKYHDEEWGVPVYDDPTLFEFLILETFQAGLSWITILNKRENFRNAFDHFDYQKIANYSEDKIEELLQNTGIIRNKLKIKSAVSNAQAFMKVQEEFGSFSDYIWKFTNGKPIINHPKTSKDVPATTPLSDEISKDLKKRGFKFVGSTVIYAHMQATGMVNDHAEDCWTRTQ
- a CDS encoding lipocalin-like domain-containing protein, translating into MKKLSILFVSVMTLGLALTSCSSDNDDSSASIEGKWQITHMGAVLGTEEVLQPYTNDGGCANDIVEFKADNKFVDTYAEYTNSKCNTFTQEGTFTKEGNTLTKKYIGESEKYEIAELSGSKLKLKMTYSEGGISVSAVVVYKKI